The sequence AGGTTCGGGGTGACCGGGACATATGCGCCGCCGGCAAATTTAAACGAGCACTTTCTGCATTCCCAGATACCTGTTCCTATCCGCTTAACTGACACGGTATCACAGCGGGGACAGGTGTGAATTGCTTTAGAAATAACTTCTACATCACGCACTCGTTTTCTGATAAACCGACCATATCTTGGACCAAATCTGCCCGTAGAGCCGGATACCCTCCCCTTCGCTTTTACCATTTTTCTGGCCATATTCAAAACCTACCTAGATGTCCTTTTTTATTTGCTTCAAATGCACTTATAGTTACTTGATGATTTTTGTATCTGCGTTTCCGTGACTAATCCGGTTGATCAGATCGTAAAAATCATTCTGAATTCCGGCCGGGATGATAACCACACATATCCATGACCCGTCTTTTTGCCATTCTTCTTTTTCAATAGTTGCAACGGTTGATATCTCTCCATATGCCCGAGGTGCATAGTCCGATGGTACCCTGACTGCGATCCTTATCTCCTCAAATTTAATCGGTATGAGCGGGCGGAGAGCTTTCATAGTGTCCTTGACCAGTTCCTCAAGGCTTCTG comes from Methanospirillum hungatei and encodes:
- a CDS encoding 50S ribosomal protein L37ae; its protein translation is MARKMVKAKGRVSGSTGRFGPRYGRFIRKRVRDVEVISKAIHTCPRCDTVSVKRIGTGIWECRKCSFKFAGGAYVPVTPNLKVALRTIERTIKEA